One window from the genome of Spiractinospora alimapuensis encodes:
- a CDS encoding cation:proton antiporter: MRGAIALAIAMSLPVTLDGEKYPERPILILLAGIVVIITLVGQGTTLAPLLRRLGFASEDNTRYELALARERMHTAAATCIDELLAEGSVDEDTADAPRKMHVRQAENARQLLDTTRPQDAAETHAKQIQLKRETIQAERDAVTSLYRDGDISHDAYQLLIHELDLREPPQPEK, translated from the coding sequence ATGCGGGGGGCGATCGCGCTCGCGATCGCCATGTCTCTTCCGGTCACCTTGGACGGAGAGAAGTACCCCGAGCGGCCCATCCTGATCCTGCTGGCCGGCATCGTCGTCATCATCACCCTGGTCGGACAGGGAACCACGTTGGCTCCCCTCCTCCGCCGACTGGGTTTCGCGAGCGAGGACAACACCCGCTACGAGCTGGCACTCGCCCGTGAACGCATGCACACCGCCGCCGCCACCTGCATCGACGAGCTGCTCGCCGAAGGCTCGGTGGACGAGGACACGGCGGATGCGCCCCGGAAGATGCACGTCCGTCAGGCGGAGAACGCGCGCCAGTTGTTGGACACGACGCGACCGCAAGACGCGGCGGAGACGCACGCCAAGCAGATACAGCTCAAGCGGGAGACGATCCAGGCCGAGCGGGACGCCGTCACGTCGCTGTACCGTGACGGCGACATCAGCCACGACGCCTACCAGCTCCTCATTCATGAGCTGGACCTGCGGGAGCCGCCCCAACCGGAGAAGTGA
- a CDS encoding NUDIX domain-containing protein, with translation MGASHSVSVAGVVVSADGRVLVIRRRDNGAWEPPGGVLELDESPEGGVVREVWEETGVGVRVERLTGVYKNMARGIIALVFRCTPTTGEPQTSPESSAVEWFTPQQVTQRMSEAYAIRVLDALSTQTPQVRTHDGHHLTHP, from the coding sequence GTGGGGGCGTCGCACTCAGTATCGGTTGCGGGTGTGGTGGTGAGTGCGGATGGGCGTGTGTTGGTGATTCGGCGGCGGGATAACGGTGCGTGGGAGCCGCCGGGTGGGGTGTTGGAGCTTGATGAGTCGCCGGAGGGTGGGGTGGTGCGTGAGGTGTGGGAGGAGACCGGTGTTGGTGTTCGGGTTGAGCGGTTGACCGGGGTCTACAAGAACATGGCGCGCGGGATCATCGCCCTGGTGTTCCGCTGTACCCCCACCACCGGTGAGCCGCAGACTTCACCGGAGTCCAGCGCTGTGGAATGGTTCACCCCGCAGCAAGTGACCCAACGTATGTCCGAGGCCTACGCCATCCGCGTGCTCGACGCCCTCTCCACTCAAACACCGCAGGTCCGCACCCACGACGGCCACCACCTCACCCATCCATAG
- a CDS encoding GNAT family N-acetyltransferase encodes MGDLGSDELRRMQGLAQHVIATRPELINGDATVGELAWVWGKDVDRLGHSWRHRLWHEGGQLVGWGWARLPHRLERVDGSVREVAEAELVWQVRPDRSELLHEILDWYDQVAGDVERAFTVQVPDKRARDIAGEHGYQFDAEAGSDTGHWMRFNTRDLTEIPAPELPTGFRFVTAGDVSAADAVTAHRDAWPRSILTEAAFDRVRQTSPYRADQHLFVHAPDGTLAATAIVWLDVDTRTAEFEPVGTHHAYRRRGLGTALQLHGMRVARDAGAARMFVACLGAPAHPAAQSMYDGVGFQEITRDVPLVKPPG; translated from the coding sequence ATGGGAGACCTCGGGTCGGATGAACTCCGGCGGATGCAGGGTTTGGCGCAACACGTCATCGCCACACGACCGGAACTCATCAACGGGGACGCGACCGTCGGGGAACTGGCCTGGGTGTGGGGCAAGGACGTCGACAGACTCGGCCACTCGTGGCGGCATCGGTTGTGGCACGAGGGCGGCCAGCTCGTGGGATGGGGGTGGGCGCGGTTGCCGCATCGGCTCGAGCGGGTCGACGGGAGCGTGCGCGAGGTCGCGGAGGCGGAACTCGTCTGGCAGGTTCGCCCGGACCGGTCGGAGCTGCTGCACGAGATCCTCGACTGGTACGACCAGGTGGCCGGCGACGTCGAGCGCGCGTTCACCGTGCAGGTTCCGGACAAGCGGGCCCGAGACATCGCCGGGGAGCACGGCTACCAGTTCGACGCCGAGGCCGGTTCCGACACCGGGCACTGGATGCGGTTCAACACACGGGACCTGACCGAGATACCGGCACCGGAACTCCCCACCGGATTCCGCTTCGTCACCGCCGGGGACGTGTCAGCCGCCGACGCCGTCACCGCGCACCGCGACGCCTGGCCCCGGTCCATCCTCACTGAGGCCGCGTTCGACCGCGTGCGGCAGACGTCGCCCTATCGCGCCGACCAGCACCTCTTTGTTCATGCACCGGACGGTACCCTCGCCGCGACCGCGATCGTCTGGCTGGACGTCGACACACGGACCGCCGAGTTCGAACCCGTCGGCACCCACCACGCCTACCGACGGCGGGGCCTGGGAACCGCCCTGCAACTGCACGGCATGCGCGTGGCCCGGGACGCCGGCGCGGCGCGGATGTTCGTCGCCTGCCTTGGCGCCCCCGCACACCCCGCCGCGCAGTCCATGTACGACGGCGTCGGCTTCCAGGAGATCACCCGGGACGTCCCACTGGTCAAGCCACCAGGCTGA
- a CDS encoding MmcQ/YjbR family DNA-binding protein, which translates to MTPEQFAAMALWYPEAQESEPFTPDIPVFKVCGKIFALMGVESGAVPSVNLKCDPELALELRAIYASVRPGYHMNKRHWNTVSLDGGVPDDELAEMLRHSYVRTCAGLRKADRERVLAVLGEDAPPLP; encoded by the coding sequence ATGACACCGGAACAGTTCGCGGCGATGGCCTTGTGGTATCCCGAAGCGCAGGAGAGTGAGCCGTTCACACCCGACATCCCCGTGTTCAAGGTCTGTGGGAAGATCTTCGCCCTGATGGGTGTGGAGTCCGGCGCGGTTCCCTCGGTCAACCTCAAGTGTGACCCGGAACTCGCTCTAGAGCTTCGTGCCATCTACGCCTCTGTGCGTCCCGGATACCACATGAACAAACGGCACTGGAACACGGTGAGCCTCGACGGCGGTGTTCCCGATGACGAACTCGCCGAGATGCTCCGACACTCCTATGTCCGCACCTGTGCGGGTCTCCGCAAGGCCGATCGGGAACGTGTCCTCGCGGTCCTCGGCGAGGACGCACCACCCTTGCCTTAG
- a CDS encoding PadR family transcriptional regulator, translating into MGFSKADRDLVGLSVLGLLLAGPKHTYEMHRMMVCTRKDFVTGLPRSMYHAVDRLQRAGLITAVKTVRDGSTPERTVYAITDRGAADVRDRIERLIAGFDPDTTLLAAALSFVGCLPPRRATEALRRRRDALAQRIEDLRSDLGQARNHLPRVLFIETEFDLSVARSQHAWVQDLVRDLDTNALTWPTDVARLVDGIAGGSQD; encoded by the coding sequence ATGGGGTTCAGTAAGGCGGATCGTGACCTCGTAGGGTTGTCCGTACTGGGGCTCCTGCTGGCTGGACCCAAGCACACCTACGAGATGCATCGGATGATGGTGTGCACACGCAAGGACTTCGTGACCGGGCTGCCGCGCAGCATGTACCACGCGGTTGACCGCCTCCAGCGCGCCGGGCTCATCACCGCGGTGAAGACGGTCAGGGACGGTTCCACGCCGGAACGGACCGTGTACGCCATCACCGATCGCGGGGCGGCCGACGTTCGGGACCGCATCGAGCGCCTGATCGCCGGATTCGATCCCGACACCACGCTGCTTGCGGCGGCCCTGTCGTTCGTTGGCTGTCTGCCCCCGCGGCGCGCGACCGAGGCCCTGCGTCGGCGACGCGACGCCCTCGCTCAGCGGATAGAGGACCTGCGATCCGATCTGGGCCAGGCCAGGAACCACCTGCCCCGTGTCCTCTTCATCGAGACCGAGTTCGACCTCTCCGTCGCCCGGTCACAACATGCCTGGGTTCAGGACCTGGTGCGGGATCTCGACACCAATGCCCTCACCTGGCCCACCGATGTGGCACGACTGGTCGACGGGATAGCGGGAGGTAGCCAGGACTGA
- a CDS encoding NAD(P)-dependent oxidoreductase → MTHPHRLLIIGASGRTGRLLTRLAVADGYDVTVLVRDPGSLRDVSGVHRTVVGDATDPSAVAEAVNGQDAVITVVSAPDRKPSTVVSDVTRTLLTEMTRAGVRRLVVTSSRNVAATKPWPVIAPIKWFFRHVYADLVRAEDLVWSSELDWTIVRAVMLCDDPAQGHVHIDREPNPTGGHWKLTRDDYARVLLDTVRDPDTTRVALGVNGPTQGGSR, encoded by the coding sequence GTGACTCACCCACACCGGCTACTCATCATCGGAGCCAGCGGTCGAACCGGTCGCCTACTCACCCGGCTCGCCGTGGCCGACGGCTACGACGTCACCGTTCTCGTCCGTGATCCCGGGTCGCTGCGGGATGTCTCCGGGGTGCACCGGACAGTGGTCGGAGATGCCACCGACCCCTCTGCCGTCGCCGAAGCGGTCAACGGGCAGGACGCCGTCATCACCGTGGTGTCCGCGCCGGACCGCAAACCCAGCACCGTCGTCAGCGACGTCACCAGAACGCTGCTCACCGAGATGACCCGCGCGGGCGTGCGGCGTCTCGTCGTGACCAGCAGCAGGAATGTCGCCGCGACCAAGCCATGGCCCGTCATCGCGCCGATCAAATGGTTCTTCCGACACGTCTACGCCGACCTCGTTCGCGCCGAGGACCTGGTGTGGTCCTCCGAGCTCGACTGGACGATCGTCCGCGCGGTCATGCTCTGCGACGATCCCGCGCAAGGGCACGTCCACATTGATCGAGAACCGAATCCGACCGGGGGGCACTGGAAGCTGACCCGAGACGACTACGCCCGCGTGCTGCTCGACACCGTGCGCGACCCCGACACCACGCGTGTCGCACTCGGTGTCAACGGCCCCACTCAAGGCGGATCACGATGA
- a CDS encoding DUF397 domain-containing protein: MNQWTKSSYSMNGDNCVECRTDTGQVLIRDTQHRHLGHLTLPATEWRAFLHAVRSDEL; this comes from the coding sequence ATGAACCAGTGGACCAAGTCCAGCTACTCCATGAACGGTGACAACTGTGTGGAGTGCCGTACCGACACTGGCCAGGTGCTCATCCGTGACACCCAGCACCGCCACCTCGGCCATCTCACTCTCCCTGCCACCGAGTGGCGGGCGTTCCTCCACGCCGTTCGCAGCGACGAACTGTAA
- a CDS encoding cation:proton antiporter, whose protein sequence is MTTEDHVLAGLVIVLLVIAGQLLSAKLRVPAAILLVLLGLGVGFIPHITAALSLTPEMVLLLFLPPLIYNAAFFSSPRDMRINARPIVALAVGMTLLVAFAVAGAVYWVLPGVTWPMAIAFGAAVAPTDAVSASAVLKRVGAPQHIVTVLEGESLINDGVALTLFTMAVTAMVTPLTVADGIVELLRVVLGGVVYGVIFSLLVVRFRSLFRDSGTQLVVSLLIPFAAYIPADLLGFSGVLATVIAGFYLGVHGDGLLPPRVRVTGRTIWKGLVRLLESTLFVLPGLQLHTVLEARTAYAPSEVIWAAVVVTTVTILIRLVWETIVTPSRVISREN, encoded by the coding sequence ATGACGACCGAGGATCACGTGTTGGCCGGGCTGGTCATCGTGTTGCTGGTGATCGCTGGGCAACTGTTGTCCGCCAAGCTGCGGGTTCCGGCGGCTATCCTCCTTGTGCTCCTCGGTCTGGGCGTGGGGTTCATCCCCCACATAACCGCGGCTCTGTCACTGACTCCGGAGATGGTGCTGCTGCTGTTCCTGCCGCCGCTGATCTACAACGCCGCGTTCTTCTCCTCGCCACGTGACATGAGAATCAACGCACGCCCGATCGTGGCTCTGGCAGTCGGCATGACCCTCCTCGTCGCTTTCGCGGTCGCGGGGGCGGTGTACTGGGTGTTGCCGGGGGTGACCTGGCCGATGGCGATCGCGTTCGGTGCCGCGGTCGCTCCTACCGACGCTGTCTCGGCGTCCGCGGTGCTGAAGCGGGTGGGGGCACCGCAGCACATCGTCACGGTGCTGGAGGGGGAGAGCCTCATCAATGACGGGGTCGCTCTGACCCTGTTCACGATGGCCGTTACCGCGATGGTGACGCCGTTGACCGTCGCGGACGGCATCGTTGAGCTCCTCCGTGTCGTCCTCGGCGGCGTCGTGTACGGCGTCATCTTCTCCCTGTTGGTGGTGCGGTTCCGCTCCCTGTTCCGCGATAGCGGCACACAGCTGGTCGTGTCGCTCCTCATTCCGTTCGCCGCCTACATTCCGGCCGATCTACTCGGGTTCTCGGGGGTGTTGGCTACGGTGATCGCGGGCTTCTACCTGGGAGTGCATGGGGACGGGCTCCTCCCGCCGCGTGTCCGCGTCACGGGCCGCACCATCTGGAAAGGCCTGGTTCGACTACTGGAGTCGACCCTCTTCGTTCTGCCCGGCCTCCAGTTGCACACCGTTCTGGAGGCCAGGACCGCATACGCGCCGAGCGAAGTGATCTGGGCCGCTGTCGTCGTCACCACGGTCACGATTCTGATCCGGCTGGTCTGGGAGACCATAGTCACCCCTTCACGCGTCATCTCCCGGGAAAACTGA
- a CDS encoding SgcJ/EcaC family oxidoreductase: protein MTNTWKPTLDTLAEAWNNGDAARYAAQFTNDATYIVYDGRLLVGRQQIEDVHRRLFTGPLRGSRMTSTAAEGEPGMSFRWLAPGVAHVLSGGAVQLSGSELTPDRASVVSFVLVERPEGWRVAAFQNTRSPERP, encoded by the coding sequence ATGACCAACACATGGAAGCCCACCCTGGACACCCTGGCCGAGGCTTGGAACAACGGGGACGCGGCTCGCTACGCGGCACAGTTCACCAACGACGCCACCTACATCGTCTACGACGGTCGTCTGTTGGTCGGCCGGCAACAGATCGAGGACGTGCACCGGCGGTTGTTCACCGGTCCCCTACGGGGGTCCCGCATGACATCCACGGCAGCGGAGGGCGAGCCGGGCATGTCCTTTCGGTGGCTCGCCCCGGGAGTCGCCCACGTCCTGAGTGGCGGCGCCGTCCAGCTGTCCGGTTCCGAACTCACCCCCGACCGTGCATCCGTCGTCTCCTTCGTGCTCGTGGAGCGGCCCGAAGGATGGCGTGTGGCGGCGTTCCAGAACACAAGGAGTCCGGAGCGCCCCTGA
- a CDS encoding bifunctional FO biosynthesis protein CofGH — translation MSASGIGDTKPTPTAMRRALARATAGKTLDTTEAEVLLHARGSDLDTLLDVAGRVRDVGLEAAGRPGVVTYSRKVFIPLTRLCRDRCHYCTFATVPGRVESPYLSPDEVLEIARRGAEMGCKEALFTLGDRPEDRWDAARQWLDESGYDDTLSYVRAMAILVLEETGLLPHLNPGVLGWTDFQRLKPVAPSVGMMLETTSERLYTERGQPHYGSPDKDPAVRLQVLRDAGRSSVPFTTGILIGIGETVAERAESIFALRGAAKEHGAIQEVIVQNFRAKPDTAMMHRPDAELAELAATIAVTRVVLGPRARIQAPPNLIGDDYALMLRAGIDDWGGVSPLTPDHVNPERPWPQIEALAERSADAGFTLRERLTIYPEYIRRGEPWLDPRLLGHVRALCDPETGLADETAIPRGRQWQEPEAGMTASGRTDLHVGIDAEGRTEDRRGDFDSVYGDWEDLAERVAKADTAPRRTDSEIRSALRQAERDPAGLSDADALALLHADGPELEELATLADGVRRDTVGDEVTFVVTRNINFTNVCYTGCRFCAFAQRRTDADAYTLSMDQVADRAQEAWDAGASEVCMQGGIHPDLPGTAYFDIASAVRQRVPDMHVHAFSPMEVMNGSARTNLSVRDWLSRAREAGLSSIPGTAAEILDDDVRWVLTKGKLPTAQWVDVITTAHDLGIPTTSTMMYGHVDSPAHWVAHIKLIRSLQQRTLDQNGRPGFTEFVLLPFVHTSAPIYLAGLARSGPSVAENRAVHAVARLLLTGTIDNIQCSWVKLAEDTCRQLLQGGVNDVGGTLMEETISRMAGSDNGSFKTISDIRALVEPTGRPLRQRDTLYGPVTPERQAVAEEHDGVAESVRGRRLPVV, via the coding sequence ATGAGTGCTTCTGGAATCGGGGACACGAAGCCCACTCCCACCGCAATGCGCCGGGCCCTCGCCCGCGCCACCGCCGGCAAGACGCTGGACACCACCGAGGCCGAAGTGTTGCTGCACGCCCGGGGGAGCGACCTGGACACGTTGCTGGACGTCGCGGGGCGCGTTCGCGACGTCGGGTTGGAGGCCGCCGGTCGTCCCGGAGTCGTCACCTACAGCCGCAAGGTCTTCATCCCCCTGACCCGCCTGTGCCGCGACCGCTGCCACTACTGCACCTTCGCCACCGTGCCCGGCCGCGTGGAGTCCCCCTACCTCTCACCCGACGAGGTGCTCGAGATCGCCCGCCGCGGAGCGGAGATGGGGTGCAAGGAAGCACTGTTCACCCTGGGGGACCGGCCGGAGGACCGCTGGGACGCCGCCCGGCAGTGGCTGGACGAGAGCGGGTACGACGACACCCTCTCCTACGTCCGCGCGATGGCGATTCTCGTCCTGGAGGAGACCGGCCTGCTGCCCCACCTCAACCCCGGCGTCCTCGGCTGGACCGACTTCCAGCGCCTGAAGCCCGTCGCCCCCTCCGTGGGGATGATGCTCGAGACCACGTCCGAGCGCCTGTACACCGAACGCGGGCAGCCCCACTACGGCAGCCCAGACAAGGACCCCGCGGTGCGTCTCCAGGTGCTCCGTGACGCCGGCCGGTCCAGCGTGCCGTTCACCACCGGCATCCTCATCGGCATCGGGGAGACCGTCGCCGAACGCGCCGAGTCCATCTTCGCCCTCCGAGGAGCGGCCAAGGAGCACGGCGCGATCCAGGAAGTGATCGTCCAGAACTTCCGCGCGAAGCCCGACACCGCGATGATGCACCGGCCCGACGCCGAGCTCGCCGAGCTCGCCGCCACCATCGCCGTCACCCGCGTCGTCCTCGGCCCCCGCGCCCGAATCCAGGCACCCCCCAACCTGATCGGCGACGACTACGCGCTGATGCTGCGCGCCGGAATCGACGACTGGGGCGGCGTCTCCCCCCTCACCCCGGACCACGTCAACCCCGAACGCCCCTGGCCACAGATCGAGGCACTGGCGGAGCGGTCGGCCGACGCCGGCTTCACCCTGCGGGAACGCCTCACCATCTACCCCGAGTACATCCGACGGGGAGAACCCTGGCTGGACCCCCGCCTGCTCGGCCACGTACGGGCGTTGTGCGATCCCGAGACCGGCCTCGCCGACGAGACCGCGATCCCGCGGGGACGCCAGTGGCAGGAGCCGGAAGCCGGCATGACGGCCTCCGGCCGCACCGACCTCCACGTGGGGATCGACGCCGAAGGCCGCACCGAGGACCGCCGCGGCGACTTCGACTCCGTCTACGGCGACTGGGAGGACCTCGCAGAACGCGTCGCCAAGGCGGACACCGCCCCCCGACGCACCGACTCCGAGATCCGCTCCGCGCTGCGCCAAGCCGAGCGGGACCCGGCCGGCCTGAGCGACGCCGACGCCCTCGCCCTCCTGCACGCCGACGGCCCGGAGCTGGAGGAACTCGCCACCCTCGCCGACGGGGTCCGCCGCGACACCGTCGGCGACGAGGTCACCTTCGTCGTCACCCGCAACATCAATTTCACCAACGTGTGCTACACCGGCTGCCGGTTCTGTGCCTTCGCCCAGCGCCGCACCGACGCCGACGCCTACACCCTGTCCATGGACCAGGTCGCCGACCGGGCCCAGGAGGCGTGGGACGCCGGCGCGAGCGAGGTCTGCATGCAGGGCGGCATCCACCCGGACCTGCCCGGCACCGCCTACTTCGACATCGCCAGCGCCGTGCGGCAGCGGGTGCCGGACATGCACGTCCACGCCTTCAGCCCGATGGAGGTCATGAACGGCTCCGCCCGCACCAACCTCTCGGTTCGGGACTGGCTCTCCCGCGCCCGCGAGGCCGGCCTGAGCTCGATCCCCGGCACCGCGGCGGAGATCCTGGACGACGACGTCCGCTGGGTCCTCACCAAGGGCAAGCTCCCCACCGCGCAGTGGGTCGACGTCATCACCACCGCCCACGACCTCGGGATCCCCACGACGTCCACCATGATGTACGGGCACGTGGACAGTCCCGCGCACTGGGTCGCGCACATCAAGCTGATCCGCTCCCTGCAACAACGCACCCTCGACCAGAACGGGCGTCCCGGCTTCACCGAGTTCGTGCTCCTGCCCTTCGTGCACACCAGCGCCCCCATCTACCTCGCCGGACTGGCCCGCAGCGGCCCCAGCGTGGCCGAGAACCGCGCCGTGCACGCCGTCGCCCGGCTCCTGCTCACCGGCACCATCGACAACATCCAGTGCTCGTGGGTGAAGTTGGCGGAGGACACCTGCCGGCAACTGCTCCAGGGCGGCGTGAACGACGTCGGCGGCACGCTGATGGAGGAGACCATCAGCCGGATGGCCGGATCTGACAACGGGTCCTTCAAGACCATCAGCGACATCCGCGCCCTGGTGGAGCCGACCGGCCGTCCCCTACGGCAGCGGGACACCCTCTACGGTCCGGTCACACCCGAAAGGCAGGCCGTCGCCGAGGAGCACGACGGAGTGGCCGAGAGCGTGCGCGGCCGGCGCCTGCCCGTGGTGTAG
- a CDS encoding methyltransferase domain-containing protein → MSLGERAIAAVPRARFVPDRIYVRDDETGWLVALDRGEAPEAWRAHVDSVEPVVTQVEWDPRMPVESRDEATGRGRFSTSSSSALNVMARMIDALDLRPGARVLEIGTGTGYNAAVLAHIVGEGNVTSVEVDAELADRARQALEGYGVEVVVGDGRHGHRDGAPYDRLISTAAVSELPSAWEEQVRPDGIIVAPWADGTLGIITVGEGARVEPDAPFMMMRP, encoded by the coding sequence ATGAGTCTGGGCGAACGCGCGATCGCCGCCGTTCCCCGTGCTCGGTTCGTCCCGGACCGGATCTACGTCCGTGACGATGAGACCGGGTGGCTCGTGGCGCTCGACCGTGGTGAGGCCCCCGAAGCGTGGCGCGCGCATGTGGACTCCGTTGAGCCGGTGGTGACACAGGTCGAGTGGGATCCGCGCATGCCCGTCGAGTCGCGTGACGAGGCGACAGGCCGGGGCCGATTCTCGACCTCGTCCTCCAGCGCGCTCAACGTCATGGCACGCATGATCGACGCGCTGGACCTCCGCCCCGGCGCGCGGGTGCTGGAGATCGGCACCGGAACCGGATACAACGCCGCCGTACTCGCCCACATCGTCGGCGAAGGGAACGTGACCTCGGTCGAGGTCGATGCCGAACTCGCCGACAGGGCCCGGCAAGCCCTGGAAGGCTACGGCGTTGAGGTCGTCGTCGGGGACGGACGACACGGCCACCGAGACGGCGCACCCTACGACCGGCTGATCTCCACCGCCGCCGTTTCCGAACTCCCCTCCGCGTGGGAGGAACAAGTCCGGCCGGACGGGATCATCGTGGCACCCTGGGCAGACGGAACGCTCGGCATCATCACCGTAGGCGAAGGGGCACGAGTCGAACCGGACGCACCGTTCATGATGATGCGCCCGTAG
- a CDS encoding class I SAM-dependent methyltransferase has protein sequence MLFDDILATVGHEVHVCRFREARTLRRWLGDVRGKTVVDVAGGDGYWAGRLRRRGARAVSVDLSSAKLRRGRRISHAPHLVEGDAQRLPVASGAADAVLSVCALEHFADPARAVGEMARILRPGGRLVLSADALTRGERWPHLLDVHRERFDVRQTFSHTRLAHLLDQASLDVLRHEYQFRSATAERAYLELSAHGGRLGFTAAAPATPFVALSDALHPNTRGSIVLVCARKRGYPRAGRTT, from the coding sequence ATGCTCTTCGACGACATCCTCGCGACGGTGGGGCATGAGGTCCACGTCTGCCGCTTCCGGGAGGCGCGAACCCTGCGACGGTGGTTGGGCGACGTCCGCGGCAAAACCGTGGTGGACGTGGCGGGTGGGGACGGATACTGGGCGGGGCGACTCCGCCGACGCGGGGCGCGGGCGGTCTCCGTCGACCTCTCCAGCGCCAAACTACGCCGGGGGCGGCGCATCAGCCACGCCCCGCACCTCGTGGAGGGCGACGCGCAGCGGCTCCCCGTCGCATCCGGGGCGGCCGACGCCGTGCTGTCGGTGTGTGCGCTCGAACACTTCGCCGACCCCGCCCGAGCGGTCGGCGAGATGGCGCGGATCCTGCGCCCCGGCGGTCGCCTCGTGCTCTCCGCCGACGCTCTCACGCGGGGCGAGCGCTGGCCCCACCTGCTCGACGTCCACCGAGAACGGTTCGACGTACGCCAGACCTTCTCCCACACGCGACTCGCCCACCTGCTCGACCAAGCCAGCCTCGACGTTCTCCGCCACGAGTACCAGTTCCGGTCGGCCACGGCCGAACGCGCGTACCTGGAGCTCTCGGCGCACGGAGGACGCCTCGGCTTCACCGCGGCCGCCCCCGCCACCCCGTTCGTCGCCCTCAGCGACGCCCTCCACCCCAACACCCGGGGCAGCATCGTGCTCGTCTGCGCACGCAAACGCGGCTACCCCAGGGCGGGGCGCACAACATGA
- a CDS encoding DUF397 domain-containing protein, with amino-acid sequence MSEWRKSSYSDTGGQCVEVRMRDGGIDVRDTMNREAGHLSFGHTEWNALLDLVKSHA; translated from the coding sequence ATGAGTGAATGGCGCAAGTCGAGTTACTCAGATACCGGTGGTCAGTGTGTTGAGGTCAGGATGCGGGATGGTGGTATCGATGTGCGGGACACGATGAACCGCGAAGCTGGGCACCTCTCCTTCGGGCATACCGAGTGGAACGCCCTCCTCGACCTCGTCAAATCCCACGCATAA